One segment of Micromonospora parathelypteridis DNA contains the following:
- a CDS encoding TetR/AcrR family transcriptional regulator, with translation MSVQERKQRERAERERLIVATARELAEQQGWDAVTTRRLAERIEYSQPVLYSHFRGKREIIGAVALDGAAEMAVALRAATSAADGPRARVTALARAYLAFAARNPAVYDAMFELDGGLAFANEDTPEPLKDAFAALLETLGEVAGDGVHPGLFTELFWAALHGLATLTRAGRLPPEDTEARVELLVNRLAVI, from the coding sequence GCAACGCGAACGGGCGGAGCGCGAACGCCTCATCGTGGCGACAGCCCGCGAACTCGCCGAGCAGCAGGGCTGGGACGCGGTCACCACCCGCCGGCTGGCCGAGCGCATCGAATACAGCCAGCCCGTCCTCTACAGCCACTTCCGTGGCAAGCGCGAGATCATCGGCGCCGTCGCCCTCGACGGCGCCGCCGAGATGGCCGTGGCGCTGCGGGCCGCGACCTCCGCCGCCGACGGACCTCGCGCCCGGGTCACCGCCCTTGCCCGGGCCTACCTCGCATTCGCCGCACGCAACCCGGCGGTCTACGACGCCATGTTCGAGCTCGACGGCGGCCTGGCCTTCGCCAACGAGGACACCCCGGAACCTCTCAAGGACGCCTTCGCCGCCCTGCTGGAAACCCTCGGTGAAGTCGCCGGGGACGGCGTCCACCCGGGACTGTTCACCGAACTGTTCTGGGCGGCCCTGCACGGGCTGGCCACCCTGACCCGAGCGGGACGCCTGCCGCCGGAGGACACCGAGGCGAGGGTGGAGCTGCTGGTGAACCGGCTCGCCGTGATCTGA
- a CDS encoding ATP-binding protein, with product MTPDHDRSRSPAGRTALPELLRGHRRTAGLTQAELASRAGVGVRTVRDLERGRSVRPQRTTVELLAAALALTGASRAAFLAAARGSAGAESSWPDATSSALSVSGATASEAAPADPPVALPPPVTLVGRDGDVAELAGMLTAEPGPRLVSLVGLAGVGKTALAMAVAHAVSFAHPAGVAGMLVDESSDGPDVLASAMAVLGAARLPDLVARLAGRPALLVIDAVERAPGPVAATLHRLTGALPSLRVLVTGRHPVGTPGERVWPVAPLDVPPPGAENSGAATLESWPAVALFTSRLAQVRREPPTPDELPALAALVRRLGGLPLAIELMAARGRLLDLTQLLDRYGDRVLDLATSADPAVHPGWDAPDALTRRSSDPDTSVPAAVTVTLRDAVATSYRLLAPDERAALRQLAVFGNRWSVELAEEMLADEADRDGAVVTDPVPLLDRFVELGLLSVRGTGSFRFRLLDAVRDYAVEQATGEGELTRIRRRHAEVIARLVARTATDLVGPRSSDAVHRLDEMSSDINSSLVHAATDDPLIALRLAACLTRWWRFRGRDVAGRQWLRRLLADPRTADADPVLRGWAALGVARLAAEHGADAEELPTARAALDVFRQAGDVTGELEARNVLGNLLLSVGQHDEAREQAETALRMAARNGRTRDLAVAQNSLAWHEIRIGDLAAARRRLAAADRLAAESGEQRLRVLAWTNRAEVARLEGWYADAVDQGRRVAAALSELGDPGLRRRVLGKLGLALAQDGRGAEATEVLTELRAGAARAVSVRAPARPTVAPRPRSEDAALSSGGAEAGLCALIEGNLALHQGDRELAAEWFAAAADDAGLDRRDAVEALVGLAASTADPAVLDRLERVCRENGIRLLPQESGLLYALTAARGGPDAR from the coding sequence ATGACTCCGGATCATGATCGGTCGCGGAGCCCGGCTGGTCGTACCGCCCTGCCGGAGCTGCTCCGCGGGCATCGACGCACCGCGGGCCTGACCCAGGCCGAGTTGGCATCCCGGGCCGGGGTGGGTGTGCGGACGGTGCGTGACCTGGAGCGTGGTCGGTCGGTCCGGCCGCAACGCACCACTGTCGAGTTGCTGGCCGCGGCGTTGGCGCTGACCGGCGCCAGCCGGGCGGCGTTCCTGGCCGCGGCCCGGGGTTCCGCCGGTGCTGAGTCATCCTGGCCGGACGCCACCTCGTCCGCGCTTTCGGTCAGCGGCGCAACCGCGTCGGAGGCCGCACCCGCCGACCCGCCGGTCGCCCTCCCGCCGCCGGTCACGCTGGTTGGCCGGGATGGCGACGTCGCCGAGTTGGCCGGAATGCTGACCGCGGAGCCCGGACCTCGACTGGTGAGCCTGGTCGGCCTGGCCGGGGTCGGCAAGACCGCCCTGGCGATGGCGGTGGCGCACGCGGTGTCCTTCGCCCATCCGGCCGGCGTGGCCGGGATGCTGGTCGACGAGAGCTCGGACGGGCCGGACGTGCTGGCCAGCGCGATGGCCGTGCTCGGCGCGGCGCGGCTGCCGGACCTGGTGGCCCGGCTCGCCGGGCGACCGGCGCTGCTCGTGATCGACGCCGTGGAGCGCGCCCCGGGCCCGGTGGCCGCGACGCTGCACCGGCTGACCGGTGCGCTGCCCTCGCTGCGGGTGCTGGTCACCGGGCGGCATCCGGTCGGGACACCCGGTGAGAGGGTCTGGCCGGTCGCACCGCTGGATGTGCCTCCCCCGGGTGCCGAAAACTCCGGAGCGGCCACGCTCGAATCATGGCCGGCGGTCGCGTTGTTTACCTCTCGGCTCGCTCAGGTCCGCCGGGAGCCGCCCACCCCCGACGAGCTGCCAGCGCTTGCCGCGCTGGTTCGCCGGCTGGGAGGGCTGCCGCTGGCCATCGAGCTGATGGCCGCCCGGGGCCGACTCCTCGACCTCACCCAACTGCTCGACCGGTACGGCGACCGGGTGCTCGACCTCGCCACCTCCGCCGATCCAGCGGTCCACCCCGGTTGGGACGCACCGGATGCGCTGACCCGTCGATCGAGCGACCCCGACACCTCGGTGCCGGCAGCGGTCACGGTCACCCTGCGGGACGCGGTGGCGACCAGCTACCGATTGCTGGCACCGGACGAGCGGGCGGCGCTGCGCCAGCTCGCCGTGTTCGGCAATCGCTGGTCGGTGGAGTTGGCCGAGGAGATGCTCGCCGACGAGGCGGACCGGGACGGCGCGGTGGTGACCGATCCCGTTCCGCTGTTGGACCGTTTCGTCGAACTCGGGCTGCTGAGCGTACGTGGCACCGGCTCGTTCCGGTTCCGGCTGCTCGACGCCGTCCGTGACTATGCCGTCGAGCAGGCAACCGGCGAAGGTGAGTTGACCCGCATCCGACGTCGGCACGCGGAGGTGATCGCGCGCCTGGTGGCACGGACCGCGACCGACCTGGTCGGCCCCCGGTCGTCCGACGCGGTGCACCGGCTGGACGAGATGAGCAGCGACATCAACTCGTCGCTGGTGCACGCGGCCACGGACGACCCGCTGATCGCGCTGCGGCTGGCAGCCTGCCTGACGCGTTGGTGGCGGTTCCGTGGGCGCGACGTCGCCGGGCGGCAGTGGCTGCGACGGCTGTTGGCGGACCCGCGGACCGCCGACGCCGATCCGGTCCTGCGCGGCTGGGCCGCTCTCGGGGTTGCGCGGCTCGCGGCCGAGCACGGTGCGGACGCCGAGGAGTTGCCGACGGCGCGTGCCGCGTTGGACGTCTTCCGGCAAGCCGGCGACGTCACCGGAGAGTTGGAGGCACGAAACGTGCTCGGCAACCTGTTGCTCTCGGTCGGCCAGCACGACGAGGCTCGCGAGCAGGCCGAGACGGCTCTGCGGATGGCCGCCCGCAATGGCCGAACCAGGGACCTGGCGGTCGCCCAGAACAGCCTCGCCTGGCACGAGATCCGGATTGGCGACCTGGCCGCAGCCCGTCGACGGCTCGCTGCGGCGGACCGGCTCGCCGCCGAGAGCGGGGAGCAGCGACTTCGAGTGCTGGCCTGGACCAATCGAGCCGAGGTCGCCCGCCTGGAGGGCTGGTACGCGGACGCTGTCGACCAGGGCCGACGGGTGGCTGCGGCATTGTCCGAGCTGGGTGATCCGGGGCTCCGCCGGCGGGTGCTCGGGAAACTCGGATTGGCGCTCGCTCAGGACGGGCGCGGCGCCGAGGCGACCGAGGTGCTCACTGAGCTGCGCGCGGGGGCCGCCAGAGCCGTATCGGTGCGGGCACCGGCTCGGCCGACCGTGGCACCGCGACCGCGCTCGGAGGACGCCGCGCTGTCCTCCGGTGGGGCGGAGGCAGGGCTCTGTGCCTTGATCGAGGGGAATCTGGCGCTGCACCAGGGTGATCGGGAGCTGGCCGCCGAGTGGTTCGCCGCCGCCGCCGACGACGCGGGTCTGGATCGCAGGGACGCGGTGGAGGCGCTGGTGGGACTGGCCGCGAGCACCGCGGACCCGGCGGTCCTCGACCGGCTGGAGCGGGTCTGTCGGGAGAACGGGATTCGGCTACTGCCGCAGGAGTCGGGGCTGCTCTACGCGCTGACCGCCGCTCGAGGCGGGCCGGACGCACGTTAG
- a CDS encoding hydroxymethylglutaryl-CoA lyase — protein MADLPDFVSIREVGPRDGLQNEDPIPADAKVRLLDALSATGVRRIEAVSFVHPLAIPQMADADDVWQRAVKADGVRYSALVPNTRGAQRALAAGFTEIEVVVSASDTHNRRNVNRSTDESLDDIAELIDLLHGASARVEVIVATSFGCPYEGDIDPKRVAGIVDRVVRDGADRVAFGDTTGMGTPRRVRELLTAVRDRNAHVPVLLHFHNTRGTALANLLTALELGVTEFDASVGGLGGCPYAPGASGNLATEEAVHMLHDMGIDTGIDLAALIEVAELAEELLGKKLPSGVLRAGPRTRLTPMPS, from the coding sequence ATGGCGGACCTGCCGGATTTCGTCTCCATACGCGAGGTCGGGCCGCGGGACGGGCTGCAGAACGAGGACCCGATCCCGGCCGACGCCAAGGTGCGGCTGCTCGACGCGCTCTCCGCCACCGGCGTACGCCGGATCGAGGCGGTGTCGTTCGTGCATCCGTTGGCGATTCCGCAGATGGCCGACGCCGACGACGTGTGGCAGCGAGCGGTGAAGGCGGACGGCGTGCGTTATTCGGCACTGGTGCCGAACACCCGGGGTGCCCAGCGGGCGCTCGCCGCCGGGTTCACCGAGATCGAAGTGGTCGTCTCGGCCAGCGACACGCACAACCGGCGCAACGTCAACCGGTCCACCGACGAGTCACTGGACGACATCGCGGAGCTGATCGACCTGCTGCACGGCGCCTCCGCTCGGGTCGAGGTGATCGTGGCGACCAGCTTCGGCTGCCCGTACGAGGGGGACATCGACCCGAAGCGGGTGGCCGGGATCGTGGACCGGGTGGTCCGCGACGGCGCCGACCGGGTCGCGTTCGGCGACACCACCGGCATGGGCACACCGCGCCGGGTCCGTGAGCTGCTGACCGCGGTCCGCGACCGCAACGCGCACGTCCCGGTCCTGCTGCACTTCCACAACACGCGGGGTACGGCGCTGGCCAACCTGTTGACCGCGCTGGAGTTGGGGGTGACCGAGTTCGACGCCAGCGTCGGTGGCCTGGGCGGCTGCCCGTACGCGCCGGGGGCGAGCGGCAACCTGGCGACCGAGGAGGCCGTGCACATGCTGCACGACATGGGCATCGACACCGGCATCGACCTGGCGGCCCTCATCGAGGTGGCGGAGCTGGCCGAGGAACTGCTCGGCAAGAAGCTCCCGTCCGGCGTGCTGCGCGCGGGCCCGCGGACCCGACTGACGCCGATGCCGAGCTGA
- a CDS encoding acetyl-CoA carboxylase biotin carboxylase subunit, translated as MIESLLVANRGEIARRIIRTAKRLGIRAIAVYSEADADLPFVAEADEAVLIGPPNPAQSYRNTEAIIAAAKSTGAQAIHPGYGFLSENAEFARTVESSGLIWVGPGADAITAMGDKINARNLMAAAGVPVAPGTTDPAADLDAAVTAAAEIGYPVMVKAAAGGGGMGMGVAVDEAALRTEYDKVRTFAERMFGDGSVLLERYFPRVRHVEVQILGLADGRVVALGERECSVQRRNQKLVEESPSPAVSPELRSRLLAAAVRAGEAVGYRNAGTVECLLDPASGEFFFLEMNTRLQVEHPVTEYVYGVDLVEEQLRVAAGLAPTFDPDALVPRGHAIEMRINAEDPKRFFPGPGVIRTWVEPTGDGVRVDSGYTEGNTVTQFYDSLLAKLIITGATRDEVLERAKAAVAAFQIEGPKNNVPFFAELLDNAEFRSGAYDTGIVSRMR; from the coding sequence ATGATCGAGTCACTGCTGGTCGCCAATCGGGGCGAGATCGCCCGCCGGATCATCCGTACCGCCAAGCGGCTCGGCATCCGCGCGATCGCGGTGTACTCGGAGGCCGACGCCGACCTGCCGTTCGTCGCCGAGGCCGACGAGGCGGTCCTCATCGGCCCGCCGAACCCGGCGCAGAGCTACCGCAACACCGAGGCGATCATCGCCGCCGCGAAGTCGACAGGTGCGCAGGCCATCCACCCCGGGTACGGCTTCCTGTCGGAGAACGCCGAGTTCGCCCGTACCGTCGAGTCGAGCGGCCTGATCTGGGTCGGGCCCGGCGCGGACGCGATCACCGCGATGGGCGACAAGATCAATGCCCGGAACCTGATGGCCGCGGCCGGCGTTCCGGTCGCGCCCGGCACCACCGACCCGGCCGCCGACCTGGACGCGGCGGTGACGGCCGCCGCCGAGATCGGCTACCCGGTGATGGTCAAGGCCGCGGCCGGTGGCGGCGGCATGGGCATGGGCGTGGCCGTCGACGAGGCCGCGCTGCGCACCGAGTACGACAAGGTGCGCACGTTCGCCGAGCGGATGTTCGGCGACGGCTCGGTGCTGCTCGAGCGGTACTTCCCCCGGGTGCGTCACGTCGAGGTGCAGATCCTCGGCCTGGCCGACGGCCGGGTGGTGGCGCTCGGCGAGCGGGAGTGCTCGGTGCAGCGGCGCAACCAGAAGCTGGTCGAGGAGTCCCCTTCGCCGGCGGTGTCGCCGGAGCTGCGGTCTCGCCTCCTGGCGGCGGCGGTGCGCGCTGGTGAGGCGGTCGGCTACCGCAACGCGGGCACCGTGGAGTGCCTGCTCGACCCAGCCTCCGGCGAGTTCTTTTTCCTGGAGATGAACACGCGACTGCAGGTGGAGCACCCGGTGACCGAGTACGTCTACGGCGTCGACCTGGTCGAGGAGCAGTTGCGGGTGGCGGCCGGGCTCGCCCCGACCTTCGACCCGGACGCGCTGGTCCCGCGCGGGCACGCCATCGAGATGCGGATCAACGCGGAGGACCCGAAGCGCTTCTTCCCCGGGCCCGGCGTGATCAGGACCTGGGTGGAACCGACGGGTGACGGTGTGCGGGTGGACTCCGGCTACACCGAGGGCAACACCGTGACCCAGTTCTACGACAGCCTGCTGGCCAAGCTGATCATCACCGGCGCCACCCGGGACGAGGTGCTCGAACGCGCGAAGGCGGCGGTGGCCGCGTTCCAGATCGAGGGCCCGAAGAACAACGTCCCCTTCTTCGCCGAGCTGCTGGACAATGCCGAGTTCCGCTCGGGCGCCTACGACACGGGCATCGTCTCCCGTATGCGCTGA
- a CDS encoding acyl-CoA dehydrogenase family protein, producing the protein MDFRLTDEQAALRESVRDFARDVIAPVIAEHYEQHTFPYEVIRQMGKMGLFGLPFGEEHGGMGGDYFALCLALEELARVDSSVAITLEAAVSLGAMPIYRFGTAEQKATWLPKLLSGEALAGFGLTEPGTGSDAAGTQTRAVLDGDEWVINGSKAFITNSGTDITAMVTVTAVTGTNPDGSKELSTIIVPTGTPGFTVAPGYSKVGWTASDTHELTFDDCRVPAANLLGERGRGFAQFLRILDEGRIAIAALAVGLAQGCVDESIKYAKERHAFGRPIGANQAIQFKIADMELKAHTARLAYYDAAARMLAGEPFKRQAAIAKLHASTIAVDNAREATQIHGGYGFMNEYPVARFWRDSKILEIGEGTSEVQRMIIARDLGL; encoded by the coding sequence ATGGACTTCCGGCTCACCGACGAACAAGCGGCGCTGCGGGAGAGTGTGCGGGACTTCGCACGCGATGTGATCGCCCCGGTCATCGCCGAGCACTACGAGCAGCACACGTTCCCGTACGAGGTGATCCGGCAGATGGGCAAGATGGGCCTGTTCGGCCTGCCCTTCGGCGAGGAGCACGGCGGCATGGGCGGTGACTACTTCGCGCTCTGCCTGGCGCTGGAGGAGTTGGCCCGGGTCGACTCCAGCGTGGCCATCACGCTGGAGGCGGCGGTCTCGCTGGGCGCGATGCCGATCTACCGCTTCGGCACCGCGGAGCAGAAGGCGACGTGGCTGCCCAAGCTGCTCAGCGGCGAGGCGCTGGCCGGTTTCGGTCTCACCGAGCCGGGCACCGGCTCGGACGCCGCCGGCACCCAGACGCGGGCGGTGCTCGACGGCGACGAGTGGGTGATCAACGGGTCGAAGGCGTTCATCACCAACTCGGGGACCGACATCACGGCCATGGTGACCGTCACCGCGGTGACCGGCACCAACCCGGACGGCTCCAAGGAGTTGTCGACGATCATCGTGCCGACCGGCACGCCCGGGTTCACCGTGGCGCCGGGCTACTCCAAGGTGGGTTGGACCGCCTCGGACACCCACGAGCTGACCTTCGACGACTGCCGGGTGCCGGCCGCCAACCTGCTCGGCGAGCGGGGCCGCGGCTTCGCCCAGTTCCTGCGGATCCTCGACGAGGGTCGGATCGCCATCGCCGCGCTGGCCGTCGGTCTCGCCCAGGGCTGCGTCGACGAGTCGATCAAATACGCGAAGGAGCGGCACGCCTTCGGCCGGCCGATCGGTGCCAACCAGGCCATCCAGTTCAAAATCGCGGACATGGAGCTGAAGGCACACACCGCCCGGTTGGCCTACTACGACGCTGCTGCCCGCATGCTGGCCGGCGAGCCGTTCAAGCGGCAGGCCGCCATCGCCAAACTGCACGCCAGCACGATCGCGGTGGACAACGCCCGGGAGGCCACCCAGATCCACGGCGGCTACGGCTTCATGAACGAGTACCCGGTGGCCCGGTTCTGGCGAGACTCCAAGATCCTGGAGATCGGCGAGGGCACCAGCGAGGTGCAGCGCATGATCATCGCTCGTGATCTGGGTCTCTGA
- a CDS encoding TetR/AcrR family transcriptional regulator codes for MTVEQQARGAAGAGRRRSRKDEILEIAVGLFAARGYHGVSMDDIGAAAGVTGPALYHHFAGKEAMLAAALIPVSEGLLAGGRERAAGHPDDPRGVLESLIDFHVEFALANPAVIALHLHELDRLPEEPRRRIRRLQRLYVEEWVTVLTALHPGMPDGEARVLAHAAFGLMNSTPFLGGEVDRRRRAELLRDATLAALLA; via the coding sequence GTGACGGTGGAGCAGCAGGCACGGGGTGCGGCGGGTGCGGGCCGGCGCAGATCCCGCAAGGACGAAATCCTGGAGATCGCGGTCGGTCTGTTCGCCGCGCGCGGCTATCACGGTGTGTCGATGGACGACATCGGCGCAGCGGCCGGTGTCACCGGTCCGGCGCTCTACCACCACTTCGCCGGCAAGGAGGCGATGCTGGCCGCCGCTCTGATCCCGGTGAGCGAGGGTTTGCTGGCCGGCGGGCGGGAACGCGCCGCCGGGCACCCGGACGACCCGCGCGGTGTGCTGGAGTCGCTGATCGACTTCCACGTCGAGTTCGCGCTGGCCAACCCGGCGGTGATCGCGTTGCACCTGCACGAGCTGGACCGCCTGCCGGAGGAGCCGCGGCGGCGGATCCGTCGCCTGCAACGCCTCTACGTCGAGGAATGGGTCACCGTGCTGACCGCGCTGCACCCAGGTATGCCCGACGGTGAGGCGCGGGTGCTCGCGCACGCCGCGTTCGGCCTGATGAACTCGACCCCGTTCCTCGGTGGCGAGGTGGACCGGCGACGCCGCGCCGAGTTGCTGCGCGACGCAACCCTGGCCGCGCTGCTCGCCTGA
- a CDS encoding acyl-CoA carboxylase subunit beta, with protein sequence MTLDGEALEQLRKRARSGGADKYHAANAAKGKLFARERVALLVDEGSFVEDGLYANALAEGLPADGVVTGTATIDGRQVCLMANDSTVKAGSWGARTVEKIIRIIERAYGAGVPMVYLVDSAGARITDQVDLFPGRRGAGKIFWNQVRASGSIPQVCALFGPSAAGGAYIPAFCDVVALVDGNASMYLGSDRMVEMVTGEKTTLEAMGGAKVHTAESGVGHFLCKTEADALDVVKTYLSYLPANWTQQPPAAPAVAAPAKADLAALVPASERQAFDMRRYVKGLLDEGSFFEIQALWAKELTIGFGRLDGQVVGVIGNNSMFKGGVLFVDSADKATRFVQLCDAFNVPLLFLSDVPGFMVGSAVEKQGIIRHGAKMITAISEATVPKICVVVRKAYGAGLYAMAGPGFEPDATIALPTAKIAVMGAEAAVNAVYANKIAAIPDEDERAAFVAAKRAEYEQDIDVVRLASELVVDAIVEPHDLRTELVRRFAAARTKDRHFSRRRHGVTPV encoded by the coding sequence GTGACGCTCGACGGTGAGGCGCTGGAGCAGCTGCGCAAGCGGGCCCGGTCCGGCGGCGCGGACAAGTACCACGCGGCCAACGCCGCCAAGGGAAAGCTCTTCGCCCGTGAGCGGGTCGCGCTCCTGGTCGACGAGGGCTCGTTCGTCGAGGACGGCCTCTACGCCAACGCGCTGGCCGAAGGGCTGCCGGCCGACGGGGTCGTCACCGGCACCGCCACGATCGACGGCCGCCAGGTCTGTCTGATGGCCAACGACTCCACCGTCAAGGCCGGCAGCTGGGGCGCTCGCACCGTCGAAAAGATCATCAGGATCATCGAGCGCGCCTACGGTGCCGGTGTGCCGATGGTCTACCTGGTCGACTCGGCCGGCGCTCGGATCACCGACCAGGTCGACCTCTTCCCCGGCCGGCGAGGCGCCGGAAAGATCTTCTGGAACCAGGTGCGGGCCTCGGGTTCGATCCCGCAGGTCTGCGCGTTGTTCGGACCGAGCGCCGCCGGTGGGGCGTACATTCCGGCGTTCTGCGATGTGGTGGCCCTGGTCGACGGCAACGCGAGCATGTATCTCGGCTCCGACCGGATGGTCGAGATGGTCACCGGCGAGAAGACCACCCTGGAGGCGATGGGCGGGGCCAAGGTGCACACCGCCGAATCGGGCGTCGGGCACTTCCTCTGCAAGACCGAGGCCGACGCGCTCGACGTGGTGAAGACCTACCTGTCGTACCTGCCGGCGAACTGGACGCAGCAGCCGCCGGCCGCCCCGGCGGTCGCCGCGCCCGCGAAGGCCGACCTGGCCGCGCTGGTGCCGGCCAGCGAGCGGCAGGCGTTCGACATGCGGCGGTACGTCAAGGGTCTGCTCGACGAGGGTTCGTTCTTCGAGATCCAGGCACTCTGGGCCAAGGAGCTGACCATCGGCTTCGGCCGTCTCGACGGTCAGGTCGTCGGCGTCATCGGCAACAACTCGATGTTCAAGGGCGGTGTGCTCTTCGTCGACTCGGCCGACAAGGCGACCAGGTTCGTGCAGCTGTGCGACGCGTTCAACGTGCCGCTGCTGTTCCTCAGCGACGTGCCCGGTTTCATGGTCGGCAGCGCGGTGGAGAAGCAGGGCATCATCCGGCACGGCGCCAAGATGATCACCGCGATCTCCGAGGCGACAGTGCCGAAGATCTGCGTGGTGGTCCGCAAGGCGTACGGCGCCGGCCTCTACGCGATGGCCGGCCCCGGGTTCGAGCCGGACGCCACCATCGCGCTGCCCACCGCGAAGATCGCGGTGATGGGAGCCGAGGCGGCCGTGAACGCGGTCTACGCCAACAAGATCGCCGCCATCCCGGACGAGGACGAGCGGGCCGCCTTCGTCGCCGCCAAGCGGGCCGAGTACGAGCAGGACATCGACGTCGTCCGGCTCGCCAGCGAGCTGGTGGTGGACGCCATCGTCGAGCCGCACGACCTGCGCACCGAGTTGGTCCGTCGCTTCGCGGCCGCGCGTACGAAGGATCGGCACTTCTCCCGCCGTCGGCACGGCGTCACCCCGGTCTGA
- a CDS encoding snapalysin family zinc-dependent metalloprotease: MTSRLNRLAVAFLATALTTLGLTVANPSPASAAMTICYNTSQAGSYASTANSAASIWNNATSNLTLSANCGSNLRIYRITGGGSYAVRTSLGNGRVYIDTQQAAQYSVLRIMTHEIGHILGLPDNYNGNCSLLMSGGSAGTSCTNAYPSTAEANRVTNLFAGTFSATDRSADIFRDSWPSVLTPVS; this comes from the coding sequence ATGACCTCACGACTCAATCGGCTCGCGGTCGCGTTCCTCGCGACGGCACTCACCACCCTCGGCTTGACGGTCGCCAACCCCTCGCCCGCGTCCGCCGCCATGACCATCTGCTACAACACCAGCCAGGCGGGAAGCTACGCCAGCACCGCCAACTCGGCCGCCTCGATCTGGAACAACGCCACGTCGAACCTGACGCTCTCGGCGAACTGCGGTTCCAACCTCCGGATCTACCGGATCACCGGCGGCGGCTCGTACGCCGTGCGGACCAGCCTCGGCAACGGCCGGGTCTACATCGACACCCAGCAGGCGGCGCAGTACAGCGTGCTGCGGATCATGACCCACGAGATCGGGCACATCCTCGGCCTGCCGGACAACTACAACGGGAACTGCTCGCTCCTGATGTCCGGCGGCAGCGCCGGCACCAGCTGCACCAACGCGTATCCGAGCACCGCCGAGGCGAACCGGGTGACCAACCTCTTCGCCGGCACGTTCAGTGCCACCGACCGCAGCGCGGACATCTTCCGCGACAGCTGGCCGAGTGTGCTCACCCCGGTGAGCTGA
- a CDS encoding MFS transporter produces the protein MTSSALGRDFRLLWSAAVSSRFGDALRTPALALLAATVTRDPRIIAAITVAGQLPPLLFGLLGGVYADRWDRRRTMALVDGVRAAVVAALAVTIALNRVSVAVLLVTAFLLAALGTLFDSASFALLPALVPLDALPRANGRLQAGAAVAGGFLGAPAAGVLFAVAPALPFAVDALTFAAAALFVLALAPTPVAGANSRPAVRRGSVWSEIAEGLRWLRAHRTLWRVTLLAAASNLAISGIMAVLVLYALDVLRVPPAGYGLFAAAAIVGGVAGALGASRLAARLGTVRALRAVLAVETVALAGFALARDPVPGGFALAVFAAGTVVWNSLCASYGQRHVPAGLLGRVGAAQRMVGLLTAPVGAALAGLAAAAYGTVPVAGAAAGTFALVTLAAWRALRPAAAGVLNATGAA, from the coding sequence ATGACCTCCTCCGCTCTCGGCCGGGACTTCCGGCTGCTCTGGTCCGCCGCCGTCTCGTCGCGGTTCGGGGACGCGCTGCGTACGCCGGCACTGGCCCTGTTGGCCGCGACGGTGACCCGCGACCCCCGGATCATCGCGGCGATCACCGTGGCCGGCCAGCTGCCGCCGTTGCTCTTCGGCCTGCTCGGCGGCGTGTACGCGGACCGCTGGGACCGTCGTCGGACGATGGCCCTGGTCGACGGGGTACGCGCCGCCGTGGTGGCGGCGCTGGCCGTGACGATCGCCCTGAACCGGGTCAGCGTTGCGGTGCTGCTGGTGACGGCGTTCCTGCTCGCCGCGCTGGGCACCCTCTTCGACTCCGCCTCGTTCGCGCTGCTCCCCGCGCTGGTGCCGCTGGACGCGCTGCCCCGGGCGAACGGCCGACTTCAGGCGGGCGCCGCGGTGGCCGGTGGTTTCCTCGGGGCACCCGCCGCCGGTGTCCTCTTCGCCGTCGCCCCGGCTCTCCCGTTCGCTGTCGACGCCCTCACCTTCGCCGCGGCCGCCCTGTTCGTGCTGGCCCTGGCGCCGACCCCCGTCGCGGGCGCGAACTCGCGGCCCGCCGTGCGGCGCGGGTCGGTGTGGAGCGAGATCGCCGAAGGGCTGCGCTGGTTGCGGGCACACCGGACCCTGTGGCGGGTGACCCTGCTCGCCGCCGCGAGCAACCTGGCGATCAGCGGGATCATGGCGGTGCTGGTGCTCTACGCGTTGGATGTGCTGCGGGTGCCGCCCGCCGGATACGGGCTGTTCGCCGCCGCCGCCATCGTCGGCGGGGTGGCGGGGGCTCTCGGCGCGAGTCGGCTCGCCGCCCGGCTCGGCACGGTGCGGGCGCTGCGCGCGGTGCTCGCCGTGGAGACCGTGGCGCTGGCGGGGTTCGCGCTTGCCCGGGATCCGGTGCCGGGCGGCTTCGCACTGGCCGTCTTCGCCGCCGGCACCGTGGTGTGGAACAGCCTGTGTGCGTCGTACGGGCAGCGGCACGTGCCGGCCGGGCTGCTCGGCCGGGTGGGTGCGGCCCAGCGGATGGTCGGTCTGCTCACCGCACCGGTCGGGGCGGCGCTCGCCGGGCTGGCCGCCGCCGCCTACGGCACGGTGCCGGTAGCAGGCGCGGCGGCGGGCACGTTCGCGCTGGTCACCCTGGCCGCCTGGCGGGCACTGCGGCCGGCTGCGGCCGGCGTGCTGAACGCCACCGGCGCCGCCTAG